One part of the Thalassospira sp. ER-Se-21-Dark genome encodes these proteins:
- a CDS encoding sulfurtransferase: MRSLILSAVAAVTFVFAGSAAQAERLTEKPLVDANWVADNLDNPSMVVVDIRSLTKDGNPYEAGHIPGAVFAPYGKFGWRAKVNDVVGMLPPVDVISKRIGALGIDNDKQVVVVPAGQNSSDFGSATRVYWTFKVLGHDAVTILDGGQRAWLAAGKEVSTDPVVPKAVAFNANFRPELVATADDVAKARAEGVALVDARPVSQFKGEAKSGVVARPGAVPGAKNIPQSKFYNDQDGTFVAADVIESLVADAGVSKDSKEITYCNTGHWASVAWFGLSEVMGNKNTAMYDGSMTEWAADPNREMVIPE, from the coding sequence ATGCGTTCCCTTATTCTTTCTGCCGTTGCGGCGGTCACTTTTGTCTTTGCCGGAAGTGCTGCGCAGGCGGAACGTCTTACCGAAAAACCGTTGGTTGATGCCAACTGGGTTGCGGACAATCTTGATAACCCGTCGATGGTTGTTGTTGATATCCGCTCGCTTACCAAGGACGGCAACCCTTATGAAGCTGGCCACATTCCGGGTGCCGTCTTTGCGCCTTATGGCAAGTTTGGCTGGCGGGCAAAGGTCAATGATGTGGTTGGCATGCTGCCGCCGGTTGATGTGATTTCCAAACGCATCGGTGCACTTGGCATCGACAATGACAAGCAGGTTGTTGTCGTTCCGGCCGGCCAGAACAGCTCCGACTTCGGTTCTGCCACCCGCGTGTACTGGACCTTCAAGGTGCTTGGTCATGACGCGGTTACCATCCTTGATGGTGGTCAGCGCGCCTGGCTTGCCGCTGGCAAGGAAGTCTCGACCGATCCGGTCGTGCCAAAGGCCGTTGCGTTCAATGCCAATTTCCGTCCTGAACTTGTTGCGACCGCCGATGATGTTGCCAAGGCGCGCGCAGAGGGTGTTGCACTTGTCGATGCCCGTCCGGTTTCGCAGTTCAAGGGCGAAGCAAAAAGCGGTGTTGTCGCCCGTCCGGGTGCCGTTCCGGGGGCGAAAAACATTCCGCAGTCAAAGTTTTATAACGATCAGGATGGCACCTTTGTTGCCGCTGACGTGATCGAAAGCCTTGTGGCGGACGCGGGTGTTTCCAAGGACAGCAAGGAAATCACCTATTGCAATACCGGTCACTGGGCGTCGGTCGCATGGTTTGGCCTTTCCGAAGTGATGGGCAACAAGAACACGGCGATGTATGATGGCTCCATGACCGAATGGGCGGCGGATCCGAACCGTGAAATGGTGATCCCGGAATAA
- a CDS encoding TetR/AcrR family transcriptional regulator — MSKEPFSFSAALSRISRPDEGHDDDVLEVGESMELDGSSETALVPKRIRNPDATRQKLLDAAFGEIRRAGFGGASISNILEQSGCTKGALYHHFSGKAKLINAVIEECLPGYVDEVWLDDLEGAEDILPVLMGQVDRLGGENAPAMLAGGCPLARLASGAGELDENLRKRIDGVYRYWRRGLASHIGKAQFNKTVRTDIEPSAVAEFIIAALHGFLTRPPALRNLETQDSFAREFARYLNNLRP, encoded by the coding sequence ATGTCAAAAGAACCATTTAGCTTCTCTGCCGCCCTTTCCCGCATTTCACGTCCTGATGAAGGTCATGACGATGATGTGCTTGAAGTCGGCGAAAGCATGGAGCTTGATGGTTCGTCCGAAACAGCACTCGTTCCCAAACGGATCCGCAATCCGGATGCCACCCGTCAGAAGCTTCTGGACGCGGCGTTTGGCGAAATCCGCCGGGCCGGGTTCGGCGGGGCGTCAATCAGCAACATCCTTGAGCAAAGCGGCTGTACGAAAGGCGCGCTTTATCACCACTTTTCCGGCAAGGCCAAACTGATCAACGCCGTGATCGAGGAATGCCTGCCGGGATATGTTGACGAGGTCTGGCTGGATGATCTTGAAGGGGCAGAAGATATATTGCCCGTGTTGATGGGGCAGGTGGATCGATTGGGTGGCGAAAATGCACCGGCAATGCTGGCAGGCGGATGTCCCTTGGCGCGTCTGGCATCCGGTGCCGGGGAGCTTGATGAAAATCTGCGCAAGCGTATCGATGGTGTGTATCGGTATTGGCGGCGCGGGCTTGCGTCCCACATCGGCAAGGCGCAGTTCAACAAAACCGTCCGCACCGATATCGAACCCTCGGCCGTTGCGGAATTCATCATTGCCGCCCTGCACGGGTTCCTGACCCGGCCGCCTGCCTTGCGCAATCTGGAAACCCAGGATTCATTCGCGCGCGAATTCGCCCGCTATCTCAATAATCTTCGGCCTTGA
- a CDS encoding NAD kinase: MQLDSIAFVAAETKIAQDAMYRLKHRYGHIAPDKADVIVALGGDGFMLETLHRYMGRKVPIYGMNRGTVGFLMNEFREMNLTDRIAEAQTVELHPLQMEAHTVSGESLCALAINEVSLLRETRQAAKLRIKVDGVERLAELVCDGALVCTPAGSTAYNLSAHGPILPMGSGLLALTPISPFRPRRWRGALLPHGAEVVFQIENPEKRPVSAVADYTEVRDVSSVKIREDRSMKIKLLFDPEHNLEERILKEQFVE, encoded by the coding sequence ATGCAGCTTGATTCCATCGCCTTCGTTGCAGCCGAAACCAAAATCGCACAGGATGCGATGTATCGGCTAAAACACAGATACGGCCACATTGCGCCCGACAAGGCCGACGTGATCGTAGCCCTTGGCGGCGACGGTTTCATGCTGGAAACCCTTCACCGCTATATGGGCCGCAAGGTGCCGATCTATGGCATGAACCGGGGCACGGTCGGATTTCTGATGAATGAATTCCGCGAAATGAATTTGACCGACCGCATCGCAGAGGCCCAGACGGTCGAGCTGCACCCGCTTCAGATGGAAGCCCACACCGTTTCGGGCGAAAGCCTGTGTGCGCTGGCAATCAACGAAGTGTCGCTTTTGCGTGAAACCCGTCAGGCCGCGAAACTGCGTATCAAGGTGGATGGCGTTGAACGTCTGGCCGAACTGGTTTGTGATGGCGCGCTTGTCTGCACCCCGGCCGGAAGCACGGCCTATAACCTGTCGGCACATGGTCCGATCCTGCCGATGGGAAGCGGGTTGTTAGCGCTAACACCGATTAGTCCGTTTCGCCCGCGTCGCTGGCGTGGCGCGCTTTTGCCCCATGGCGCAGAAGTTGTCTTCCAGATCGAGAACCCCGAAAAGCGCCCGGTTTCGGCCGTTGCCGACTATACCGAGGTTCGCGATGTCTCGAGCGTGAAAATCCGCGAAGACCGCAGCATGAAAATCAAGCTGCTGTTTGATCCGGAACACAATCTTGAAGAACGTATCCTCAAGGAACAATTCGTCGAATGA
- the argE gene encoding acetylornithine deacetylase: protein MTTAALAPSKNTIEWCRKLIRHPSVSMTPNLALIDEVKAFLDGLGYDTLVVRDPTDTKANLYATIGPDVAGGVILSGHSDVVPTEGQKWASDPYEIDIRDDKMYGRGTCDMKGFLACLLAKAETFKNADLRVPIHLAFTYDEEVGCLGVPSLVEAINNLPHKPAMCIVGEPTEMKVITQHKGKFSARAHFAGRSGHSSLPREGVNAVEFAAELVVFLRKLGHECRENGPHDDEFEPNHTTFHTGVIKGGTQLNIIPQNCFVDFEFRNLPNDDREALKAKIYEYIENTLQPEMREIYDDVGIEVEVISDMPGLATGDDEEVTKLVMALTGANTTGKVSFGTEAGAFSALGDIPTVVCGPGSIEQAHKPDEFIELDQLGRCEVFLDKLLAVLVK, encoded by the coding sequence ATGACCACCGCCGCACTTGCCCCGTCAAAAAATACCATTGAATGGTGCCGCAAACTGATCCGCCATCCATCCGTCAGCATGACGCCCAATCTGGCGCTGATTGACGAGGTAAAGGCATTCCTTGACGGTTTGGGCTATGACACGCTGGTTGTGCGCGACCCGACGGATACCAAGGCCAACCTTTATGCCACCATCGGCCCGGACGTTGCGGGCGGTGTGATCCTGTCAGGTCACAGTGACGTGGTCCCGACCGAGGGCCAGAAATGGGCGTCCGATCCCTATGAGATCGATATTCGTGACGACAAGATGTATGGCCGCGGCACGTGTGACATGAAGGGCTTTCTGGCCTGCCTTCTGGCGAAGGCCGAAACCTTCAAGAATGCCGATCTGCGCGTACCGATCCATCTGGCTTTCACCTATGACGAAGAAGTTGGCTGTCTGGGTGTGCCCAGCTTGGTTGAGGCGATTAACAACCTGCCGCACAAACCGGCCATGTGCATTGTCGGTGAGCCCACCGAGATGAAGGTCATCACCCAGCACAAGGGGAAGTTTTCGGCGCGCGCGCATTTCGCTGGCCGTTCCGGGCATTCGTCGTTGCCGCGCGAAGGGGTCAATGCGGTTGAATTTGCAGCCGAACTGGTGGTGTTCCTGCGCAAGCTTGGCCACGAATGCCGCGAAAACGGCCCGCATGATGACGAGTTTGAACCAAACCACACCACCTTCCACACCGGTGTGATCAAGGGTGGCACGCAGCTCAACATCATTCCGCAGAATTGCTTTGTCGATTTTGAATTCCGCAATCTGCCCAATGATGATCGCGAAGCACTTAAAGCCAAGATTTACGAGTATATCGAAAATACCCTTCAGCCCGAAATGCGCGAGATCTATGATGATGTTGGCATCGAGGTTGAAGTGATTTCCGATATGCCGGGCCTTGCCACTGGCGATGATGAGGAAGTCACCAAACTTGTCATGGCGCTCACGGGTGCGAACACCACCGGCAAGGTCAGCTTCGGCACAGAGGCCGGCGCATTTTCCGCCCTTGGCGATATCCCGACCGTGGTCTGTGGCCCGGGCAGTATCGAACAGGCCCACAAGCCCGATGAATTCATCGAGCTTGATCAGTTGGGCCGCTGCGAAGTGTTCCTCGACAAGCTTCTGGCGGTTTTGGTCAAGTAA
- a CDS encoding sarcosine oxidase subunit gamma family protein, with protein sequence MRDYPLENRSAFSPSVAAGAAINLAPVTGGFVIHVLGDAKSDEAALKQVLAKIAPELGADVRKSAPNQWFWVGDADVSSERLTEIQAGLSNQFALADQTHGRVRMILSGPSSRTVLAKGTMVDLSADQYAIGQSAMTQIGHIGAMITRVEDDSFELIVLRSFAGSLWDELHHMMAEFR encoded by the coding sequence ATGCGTGATTATCCACTCGAAAACCGTAGCGCATTTTCGCCCAGCGTCGCAGCGGGTGCCGCGATCAATCTTGCCCCGGTGACGGGGGGCTTTGTGATCCATGTGCTTGGCGATGCCAAAAGCGATGAAGCGGCCCTGAAACAGGTGCTTGCAAAGATCGCCCCGGAACTTGGTGCGGATGTGCGGAAATCCGCGCCAAATCAATGGTTCTGGGTGGGGGATGCGGATGTTTCTTCTGAGCGGCTGACGGAAATTCAGGCGGGGCTTTCCAACCAGTTCGCACTGGCCGATCAGACGCACGGGCGGGTGCGCATGATATTGTCCGGGCCGTCATCGCGCACGGTTCTGGCCAAGGGCACCATGGTCGATCTGTCAGCCGATCAATATGCCATCGGTCAGTCGGCCATGACCCAGATCGGGCATATCGGGGCGATGATCACCCGCGTTGAGGATGACAGTTTCGAGCTGATTGTATTGCGCAGCTTTGCGGGTAGCCTTTGGGATGAGCTCCACCATATGATGGCCGAGTTCCGCTAA
- a CDS encoding sarcosine oxidase subunit alpha family protein translates to MTSFRMDGGTLIDRSDVRCFTFNGEALSGFGGDTVASSLLANGKQLVGRSFKYHRPRGILTAGAAEPNALLTIGREGRRDPNTRATMAELFDGLEARSQNCWPNVNFDIGAANGLLGPLLGAGFYYKTFMWPAAFWEKVYEPLIRKAAGLGRASYDPDPGYYEKCWAHCDLLVIGAGPAGLAAALTAGRAGARVIIADEGAQFGGGFLAEGSPLGGKPADAVLGDIVGELHALPNVEIKKRTTVFAAYDDQVFGAVERVQKHLPEHEINPHRAMERLWRIVARQVVLATGAEERPIVFGGNDRPGVMMAGAMRTYLNAYGVAPGKRVALFANNSQAYQTAMDLEARGIEVAAIIDPRTCPNIDYDGKARLIAGAMVRDTAGRKAIKSITVRHDDGRDEVIAVDALGVSGGYSPIVHLACHRGGKPVWSDAHVGFMPPENTDGMTPCGAVAGKAGIAACFADGGVAAVKALAELGVMGEAASLPGVEQTAETVDHIQPIWHVASTKGKAFVDYQNDVAASDITLAMREGYDHVELAKRYTTNGMATDQGKTSNVNAIGILAENKGVSPGEIGTTTFRPFYTPVSFGALVGASKGMEFQPVRKSPLHGWAERNGARFVETGLWYRSSWFPKDGETFWRDSVDREVSTVRTKVGICDVSTLGKIEIFGADAAEFLNRVYCNAFLKLPVGKARYGIMLREDGFVYDDGTTSCLGENHYFMTTTTALAAGVLTHLEFCAQVLWPELDVRMASATDQWAQMAIAGPKSRDVLSKIIDEDISNEAFPFLAAREVSMFGGRLKGRLFRISFSGELAFEIAVPAGYGESVADAIMAAGEEFGITPYGTEALGVMRIEKGHVTHAEINGTVTPADLGMGRMVSAKKDDFIGRVMNLREGLVDPDRPALVGIKPKSPTDKFATGSHILNPGDDVSLANDQGYVTSMCHSPTLGHAIGLALVKNGPERVGEEVVIWNGLAGTTVTGILCNSAFVDPENEKLHA, encoded by the coding sequence ATGACCAGTTTCCGGATGGATGGCGGTACCCTGATTGATCGCAGTGATGTGCGATGCTTTACTTTTAACGGTGAGGCCCTGAGTGGTTTTGGCGGGGATACGGTTGCATCAAGCCTTTTGGCGAATGGCAAGCAACTGGTCGGACGTAGTTTCAAATATCACCGTCCGCGCGGCATCCTGACTGCCGGGGCGGCGGAACCCAATGCGCTTCTGACCATTGGCCGTGAGGGGCGGCGTGATCCCAACACCCGTGCCACCATGGCGGAGTTGTTTGATGGCCTTGAAGCGCGATCGCAGAACTGCTGGCCGAATGTCAATTTTGATATAGGGGCGGCCAACGGGTTGCTCGGGCCGCTTTTGGGTGCTGGGTTCTATTACAAGACCTTTATGTGGCCGGCAGCCTTCTGGGAAAAGGTGTATGAGCCGCTGATCCGCAAGGCCGCAGGTCTGGGGCGGGCAAGCTATGACCCCGATCCCGGCTATTACGAAAAATGCTGGGCGCATTGTGATCTTTTGGTGATCGGCGCGGGACCCGCAGGCCTTGCTGCGGCCCTGACCGCCGGACGGGCTGGTGCGCGCGTTATCATTGCCGATGAAGGGGCGCAATTTGGCGGTGGTTTCCTGGCTGAAGGCAGCCCTTTGGGCGGCAAGCCCGCAGACGCGGTGCTTGGTGATATTGTTGGCGAACTGCACGCCCTGCCCAATGTCGAGATTAAGAAACGCACCACGGTTTTTGCCGCCTATGATGATCAGGTGTTTGGCGCGGTCGAACGGGTGCAAAAGCATCTGCCGGAGCATGAAATCAATCCGCATCGCGCCATGGAACGGCTTTGGCGGATCGTTGCCCGGCAGGTGGTGCTGGCGACAGGCGCGGAAGAACGGCCGATTGTCTTTGGTGGCAATGACCGCCCGGGCGTGATGATGGCGGGTGCCATGCGCACCTATTTGAATGCTTATGGCGTGGCGCCGGGCAAACGGGTGGCGTTGTTTGCCAATAACAGTCAGGCCTATCAGACCGCGATGGACCTTGAGGCACGTGGTATAGAGGTCGCCGCGATCATTGATCCGCGCACCTGCCCGAATATCGATTATGACGGTAAGGCGCGCCTGATTGCCGGTGCGATGGTGCGCGATACTGCAGGTCGCAAGGCGATCAAGTCCATCACCGTCCGCCATGATGACGGCCGTGACGAGGTGATTGCGGTGGATGCCCTTGGCGTATCAGGCGGATACAGCCCGATTGTGCATCTGGCCTGTCATCGCGGTGGCAAACCGGTCTGGTCGGACGCGCATGTCGGTTTCATGCCGCCAGAAAATACCGATGGCATGACGCCCTGCGGGGCAGTTGCCGGAAAAGCCGGTATTGCGGCCTGTTTTGCTGACGGCGGTGTTGCCGCGGTCAAGGCGCTGGCGGAACTGGGTGTGATGGGCGAGGCCGCATCACTTCCGGGTGTCGAGCAGACCGCGGAAACAGTCGATCACATCCAGCCGATCTGGCATGTCGCATCGACCAAGGGAAAGGCCTTTGTCGACTATCAGAATGACGTCGCTGCGTCTGACATTACCCTTGCCATGCGCGAAGGCTATGATCATGTCGAACTTGCCAAGCGCTACACCACCAATGGCATGGCAACCGATCAGGGCAAGACATCGAATGTGAATGCCATTGGCATCCTGGCCGAGAACAAGGGTGTCTCACCCGGTGAAATCGGCACGACAACCTTCCGCCCGTTCTACACGCCGGTATCGTTTGGCGCGCTGGTGGGGGCATCCAAGGGAATGGAATTTCAGCCAGTGCGCAAATCCCCCCTGCATGGTTGGGCAGAGCGCAATGGTGCAAGGTTTGTCGAAACCGGGCTTTGGTATCGATCAAGCTGGTTCCCCAAGGATGGCGAAACTTTCTGGCGCGACAGCGTGGATCGTGAAGTCAGCACGGTGCGGACCAAGGTTGGCATCTGTGATGTTTCGACCCTTGGCAAGATCGAGATTTTTGGCGCTGATGCGGCAGAATTCCTGAACCGGGTTTATTGCAACGCGTTTCTTAAACTGCCTGTCGGCAAGGCGCGCTATGGCATCATGCTGCGCGAGGATGGCTTTGTGTATGATGACGGCACGACCAGTTGCCTTGGCGAAAATCATTACTTCATGACCACCACGACCGCTCTTGCTGCCGGGGTGCTGACCCATCTTGAATTCTGTGCGCAGGTGCTGTGGCCGGAGCTTGATGTCCGTATGGCATCGGCAACCGATCAATGGGCGCAGATGGCGATTGCCGGGCCCAAGTCCCGCGATGTGCTGTCCAAAATCATTGACGAGGATATCTCGAACGAGGCCTTCCCGTTCCTGGCCGCACGCGAAGTATCGATGTTTGGCGGGCGGCTTAAGGGGCGGTTGTTTAGAATTTCGTTCTCCGGCGAGTTGGCCTTTGAAATTGCCGTGCCTGCCGGATATGGCGAAAGCGTTGCTGATGCGATCATGGCTGCCGGGGAAGAATTCGGTATCACTCCATACGGGACCGAGGCACTCGGCGTCATGCGGATTGAAAAGGGCCATGTCACCCACGCAGAAATCAATGGCACTGTCACGCCGGCCGATCTGGGCATGGGCAGGATGGTGTCAGCCAAGAAGGATGATTTCATTGGCCGGGTGATGAACCTGCGTGAAGGGTTGGTGGATCCAGATCGTCCGGCGCTTGTCGGGATCAAGCCGAAATCACCGACAGATAAATTCGCCACCGGATCGCACATTCTTAATCCCGGCGATGATGTCAGTCTTGCCAATGATCAGGGGTATGTCACCTCGATGTGTCATTCACCGACGCTTGGCCATGCGATTGGTCTGGCGCTGGTGAAAAACGGCCCCGAGCGCGTTGGTGAGGAAGTGGTCATCTGGAATGGATTGGCCGGAACGACTGTCACCGGCATCCTGTGCAATTCTGCCTTTGTCGATCCGGAAAATGAGAAGCTCCATGCGTGA
- a CDS encoding sarcosine oxidase subunit delta, with protein MSSLVKCPHCGLRPREEFTIRGEVATPRPSAGADEAVWFDHVYLRDNPRGEHREYWHHSGGCRRWLVLSRNTLTHETSEVVDASTLKLGGGA; from the coding sequence ATGAGTAGTCTTGTCAAATGTCCTCATTGCGGTCTGCGTCCACGCGAGGAATTTACAATCCGCGGCGAAGTTGCCACCCCGCGCCCAAGTGCCGGTGCCGATGAAGCCGTCTGGTTTGATCACGTTTATCTGCGGGATAACCCGCGCGGCGAACATCGTGAGTATTGGCACCATTCCGGCGGTTGTCGTCGCTGGCTGGTGCTAAGCCGCAATACCCTGACCCATGAAACGTCCGAGGTGGTCGATGCCAGCACCTTGAAATTGGGGGGCGGGGCATGA
- a CDS encoding sarcosine oxidase subunit beta family protein: MRYSALSLLGNAFSENKNWKPAWRNPDPKPHYDVIIIGGGGHGLATAYYLSKVFGMRNVAVLEKGYLGSGNIGRNTTIIRSNYLLEGNNPFYEFSMKLWEGLEQDFNFNAMVSQRGVVNLFHSDAQRDAYTRRGNAMRLHGVDAELLGRDQLREKLPFLDYENARFPIMGGLMQARGGTVRHDAVAWGFARGADQNGVDIIQNCEVTGIDREGDQITGVQTTRGAITCNKLAMAVAGSSSHVAKMVDMRLPIESHALQAFVSEGLKPFIDTVVTFGAGHFYVSQSDKGGLVFGGDIEGYNSYAQRGNLACVEYVAEAGMAMIPALSRVRILRSWGGIMDMSMDGSPIMDRTHLSNLYFNGGWCYGGFKATPASGYCFAHLLATDTPHETATAFRMDRFARGYLLDEKGVGAQANLH, encoded by the coding sequence ATGCGTTATTCAGCCCTGTCATTGCTTGGCAATGCGTTTTCCGAGAACAAGAACTGGAAGCCGGCCTGGCGCAATCCGGACCCGAAACCGCATTACGATGTGATCATCATCGGCGGTGGCGGGCATGGATTGGCAACCGCCTATTACCTTTCCAAGGTATTTGGTATGCGCAATGTTGCCGTGCTTGAAAAGGGCTATCTTGGATCGGGGAATATCGGGCGGAATACTACGATCATTCGATCCAACTACCTGCTTGAAGGCAATAACCCGTTCTACGAATTTTCGATGAAGCTGTGGGAGGGCCTTGAGCAGGATTTCAATTTCAACGCCATGGTGTCCCAGCGCGGCGTGGTCAATCTGTTTCATTCCGATGCCCAGCGCGATGCCTACACGCGCAGGGGCAATGCCATGCGCCTGCATGGGGTGGATGCGGAACTTCTTGGTCGCGATCAGCTGCGTGAAAAGCTGCCGTTCCTTGATTATGAGAATGCCCGTTTTCCGATCATGGGTGGCCTGATGCAGGCGCGCGGCGGCACGGTGCGCCATGATGCCGTTGCGTGGGGCTTTGCGCGCGGGGCCGATCAGAACGGCGTTGATATCATTCAGAATTGCGAAGTCACCGGCATTGACCGCGAAGGCGATCAGATCACCGGGGTTCAAACCACACGGGGCGCGATCACGTGCAACAAGCTCGCCATGGCGGTGGCAGGCAGTTCAAGCCATGTTGCCAAAATGGTCGATATGCGCCTGCCGATTGAAAGTCACGCGCTTCAGGCCTTTGTGTCCGAAGGATTGAAACCGTTCATCGATACCGTGGTCACCTTTGGCGCGGGGCATTTTTATGTCTCGCAGTCTGACAAGGGTGGCCTCGTGTTTGGCGGGGATATCGAAGGTTATAACTCCTACGCCCAGCGCGGAAACCTAGCGTGCGTGGAGTATGTGGCCGAGGCCGGCATGGCGATGATTCCGGCATTGTCGCGGGTACGTATCCTGCGCAGTTGGGGCGGGATCATGGATATGAGCATGGATGGATCGCCGATCATGGATCGCACCCATCTGTCGAACCTCTATTTCAATGGCGGCTGGTGTTATGGCGGGTTCAAGGCGACCCCGGCGTCGGGATATTGCTTTGCCCATTTGCTGGCGACCGATACGCCGCATGAAACCGCAACCGCGTTTCGCATGGACCGCTTTGCACGCGGGTATCTTCTGGATGAAAAGGGCGTTGGCGCCCAGGCCAACCTGCATTGA
- a CDS encoding GlxA family transcriptional regulator encodes MSSDTQNRTTRTPRTGQLDAKPVPATQHIGFMLLPDFALMSYASAIEPLRAANLLAGQPIYKVLNYSAAGGNVLSSSGTMVPTTPLSQAPTSLHTLFICAGGHPSQWQAPGMLGNLRKLARWGVRMGGISSGAYVLAAAGLLGQRQFTIHWEHAPALIEAFPDLEPQRARFVIDGDRITCGGGVAPLDMMHAMIAENLGADFATRVSDWFLHTQVGQSGGPQRASLAERYNVHHAGLLRVLEKMETTIEDPKTREEMARFARLSTRQLDRLFDQHLGKSFLETYRQVRLEHARKLLTQSALTISEIAFATGFSNSSHFSRSYKDAYGVKPSEARGL; translated from the coding sequence ATGAGCTCAGACACCCAAAACAGAACCACACGCACCCCGCGTACCGGGCAACTTGACGCCAAACCGGTTCCGGCCACCCAGCATATCGGTTTCATGTTGCTGCCCGATTTTGCGTTGATGTCTTATGCCTCGGCGATTGAGCCGCTGCGTGCGGCCAACCTTCTGGCGGGCCAGCCGATCTACAAGGTTTTGAATTATTCGGCGGCGGGCGGAAACGTTTTATCCTCGTCGGGCACTATGGTGCCGACCACCCCGCTGTCGCAGGCCCCGACCAGTTTGCACACCCTGTTCATCTGTGCCGGTGGACATCCGTCGCAATGGCAGGCACCGGGCATGCTTGGCAATTTGCGCAAACTGGCGCGCTGGGGTGTGCGCATGGGCGGCATATCAAGCGGAGCTTATGTTCTGGCCGCCGCCGGGCTTCTGGGGCAGCGTCAATTCACCATTCACTGGGAACATGCCCCTGCCCTGATCGAAGCCTTTCCCGATCTGGAACCCCAACGCGCACGGTTTGTCATTGACGGGGATCGCATCACCTGCGGCGGCGGGGTGGCACCGCTTGACATGATGCATGCCATGATCGCTGAAAACCTTGGCGCGGATTTCGCAACCCGGGTTTCGGACTGGTTCCTGCATACACAGGTCGGGCAATCGGGCGGCCCGCAACGGGCATCACTTGCAGAACGCTATAACGTGCATCATGCCGGATTGCTTCGGGTTCTCGAAAAGATGGAAACCACCATCGAAGATCCTAAAACCCGCGAAGAAATGGCGCGCTTTGCCAGGCTTTCAACCCGGCAGCTTGATCGCTTGTTTGACCAGCATCTTGGCAAGTCGTTCCTTGAAACCTATCGACAGGTCCGGCTTGAACATGCCCGCAAGCTTTTGACGCAAAGTGCCCTGACCATTTCCGAGATCGCCTTCGCCACCGGCTTTTCCAACAGCAGCCATTTTTCACGCAGCTACAAAGACGCTTACGGCGTGAAGCCAAGCGAAGCGCGCGGTCTCTGA